A section of the Arabiibacter massiliensis genome encodes:
- a CDS encoding FtsX-like permease family protein, translated as MMRLVLCDLRDHAATWVGAFCVAVACGFIGGFAASLVATAETYPNMESLAVTVIVFSALAAAAVLVSAANLTVAAQRRSYALWQLANVSPRRVSAVVLAQLAVVAVLGAAVGTLVEVASFAPLFPLVFSSPFYQPIDQVVLDVGLPLMPAVWLAVAGVFLVGGLKGARSAGKTPPMTALRAPELPRKGMTWLRAVLFAGLAFGTRQLASSLFGKDLDVLGNSLFLPLLMAAALVPVAPAVFSALLGAWTSLVPQGRWNAWYVARHTARHGLSVSTSVETPIMVGFGLVAGIFSLSSLMSAYMRQAGIVGRNASFDFTSTVLLLGGPVLLCAVGAAVSVVMTSRTRTRDVALLIASGARPETLVAAAACEALIHAVTATLAGMAVVVASNAVVAAAVGMPLFSGLAFGEGLAVSLAGFALVLAATLAPTVSALRKEPAAVLAVGE; from the coding sequence ATGATGCGCCTGGTGCTCTGCGACCTGCGCGACCATGCCGCCACCTGGGTGGGTGCGTTCTGCGTAGCCGTGGCCTGCGGCTTCATCGGCGGCTTTGCGGCGTCGCTCGTGGCCACGGCCGAGACGTACCCGAACATGGAGTCGCTCGCGGTCACGGTGATCGTGTTCTCGGCGCTCGCGGCGGCAGCGGTGCTCGTGTCGGCGGCGAACCTGACGGTGGCGGCGCAGCGGCGAAGCTACGCGCTCTGGCAGCTGGCGAACGTGAGCCCGCGCCGGGTGAGCGCGGTGGTGCTCGCCCAGCTGGCCGTGGTGGCGGTGCTCGGCGCGGCGGTCGGCACGCTCGTCGAGGTCGCTTCATTCGCCCCGTTGTTTCCGCTCGTGTTCAGCTCGCCCTTCTATCAGCCCATCGACCAGGTGGTTCTCGATGTGGGATTGCCGCTCATGCCCGCGGTGTGGCTCGCGGTGGCGGGTGTGTTCCTCGTCGGCGGCTTGAAGGGTGCTCGCAGCGCGGGGAAGACGCCGCCCATGACCGCCCTGCGCGCGCCGGAGCTGCCGCGCAAGGGCATGACGTGGCTGCGCGCCGTGCTGTTCGCGGGGCTGGCCTTCGGCACGCGGCAGCTCGCCTCCTCCCTGTTCGGGAAAGACCTGGACGTTTTGGGCAATTCGCTGTTCCTCCCGCTGCTCATGGCGGCGGCGCTCGTGCCCGTGGCCCCGGCGGTGTTCTCCGCGCTGTTGGGAGCGTGGACGTCGCTCGTGCCGCAGGGCCGCTGGAATGCGTGGTACGTGGCGCGCCATACCGCTCGCCACGGCCTTTCGGTCAGCACCTCGGTGGAGACGCCCATCATGGTGGGGTTCGGGCTGGTGGCGGGCATCTTCTCGCTCAGCAGCTTGATGAGCGCGTACATGCGGCAGGCCGGCATCGTCGGGAGGAACGCCTCCTTCGACTTCACCTCGACCGTCCTCTTGCTCGGCGGCCCTGTCCTGCTGTGCGCCGTGGGGGCGGCGGTGAGCGTGGTCATGACGTCGCGCACCCGCACCCGCGACGTGGCTCTGCTCATCGCGAGCGGCGCGCGTCCGGAAACGCTCGTCGCGGCCGCCGCGTGCGAGGCGCTCATCCACGCCGTCACCGCCACGCTTGCCGGCATGGCGGTCGTCGTCGCCTCCAACGCCGTCGTGGCCGCGGCGGTGGGCATGCCGCTGTTCAGCGGCCTGGCCTTCGGCGAGGGCCTCGCGGTATCGCTCGCGGGCTTTGCCCTCGTGCTTGCCGCCACCCTCGCGCCCACCGTGTCGGCTCTGCGCAAAGAGCCCGCCGCCGTGCTCGCCGTGGGGGAGTGA
- a CDS encoding ABC transporter ATP-binding protein has translation MSSTIVAREIMKSFSSGRGRKRRVTHVLRGVSLAVEAGEMVAIVGPSGSGKSTLLYCLSGLESADAGSIEVMGRQVAGAGRNDLFKTRRDHVGFIFQSYNLIPSLTAGENVSLPARLAGRPLAKERTAAVLASVGLEGRGKSRPADMSGGEQQRVAIARALAGGADVVFADEPTGALDSKNGREVLGLLRGIADDPARSVVMVTHDLEAASMADRILVLKDGRMVRELGRSTPAEILEALEAAR, from the coding sequence ATGAGCTCCACTATCGTCGCGCGCGAAATCATGAAGTCGTTCAGCTCGGGGAGGGGGAGGAAGCGGCGCGTGACCCATGTGCTGCGCGGCGTGAGCCTTGCCGTCGAAGCCGGCGAGATGGTGGCCATCGTGGGGCCGAGCGGCTCGGGCAAATCGACGCTGCTCTACTGCCTGTCGGGCCTGGAGTCGGCCGACGCGGGCTCCATCGAGGTCATGGGCCGGCAGGTGGCGGGCGCGGGTCGCAACGACCTGTTCAAGACGCGGCGCGACCACGTGGGCTTCATCTTCCAGTCGTACAATCTCATCCCCTCGCTCACGGCGGGCGAGAACGTGTCGCTGCCCGCGCGCCTGGCGGGACGGCCCCTCGCGAAGGAGCGGACGGCCGCCGTGCTTGCGAGCGTGGGCCTGGAGGGCCGTGGGAAGAGCCGGCCCGCCGATATGTCCGGCGGCGAGCAGCAGCGCGTGGCCATCGCCCGGGCGCTCGCGGGCGGGGCCGACGTCGTGTTCGCCGACGAGCCCACCGGCGCCCTCGACTCGAAGAACGGCCGCGAGGTGCTGGGGCTTCTGCGCGGCATCGCCGACGACCCGGCGCGCTCGGTGGTGATGGTGACGCACGACCTGGAGGCCGCCTCGATGGCCGACCGCATCCTCGTGCTGAAGGACGGCCGGATGGTGCGCGAGCTGGGGCGTTCGACTCCGGCGGAGATCCTCGAGGCGTTGGAGGCGGCACGATGA
- a CDS encoding HlyD family efflux transporter periplasmic adaptor subunit, whose protein sequence is MKRTVGKVLVVAALLAVAGALGAYLAFGDELLSKPSESQQPTPPLTAPVTRGTVQRTVTGVGEVKPLETEKLRPADSWHWLESFDVPLNKRILAGTTLVTYANDETWDAPYDLVVTDYELPERNEGAVTRDDHFIEVQRIDDVLIVLPVPEGDLASLAEGQAVQVKLGADEGRLYDGVIADINEVGKYGATGSTFEVSVQVVNDGSIKLGMSANLAITVAEAADVLTVPVSAVLGAGEDKYVEVYDAETGTRHQVPVTAGITDGTVVEVAGEGLDVGDAVVLNEADPSASGAKGEVEGGLVTVTKS, encoded by the coding sequence GTGAAGCGGACGGTAGGGAAGGTTCTCGTCGTGGCGGCGCTGCTTGCCGTGGCGGGCGCGCTGGGCGCCTACCTCGCGTTCGGCGACGAGCTTCTGTCGAAGCCCTCCGAGTCGCAGCAGCCCACGCCGCCCCTCACGGCGCCCGTCACGCGCGGGACGGTGCAGCGAACCGTCACAGGCGTGGGCGAGGTGAAGCCGCTTGAAACCGAGAAGCTGCGGCCCGCCGACAGCTGGCACTGGCTGGAATCGTTCGACGTGCCGCTGAACAAGCGCATCCTCGCGGGCACCACGCTGGTGACCTACGCCAACGACGAGACGTGGGACGCGCCCTACGACCTGGTGGTGACCGACTACGAGCTGCCGGAGAGAAACGAGGGCGCCGTCACGCGCGACGACCACTTCATCGAGGTGCAGCGCATCGACGACGTGCTCATCGTGCTGCCTGTTCCCGAAGGCGATCTGGCGTCGCTTGCCGAGGGACAGGCCGTGCAGGTGAAGCTTGGCGCTGACGAAGGGCGGCTCTACGACGGCGTCATCGCGGACATCAACGAGGTGGGGAAGTACGGCGCCACGGGCTCTACGTTCGAGGTGAGCGTGCAGGTGGTCAACGACGGCAGCATCAAGCTGGGCATGTCGGCCAACCTCGCCATCACGGTGGCCGAAGCCGCCGACGTGCTCACGGTGCCGGTGAGCGCCGTGCTCGGAGCGGGGGAGGACAAATACGTGGAGGTCTACGACGCCGAAACCGGCACGCGGCACCAGGTGCCCGTGACCGCCGGAATCACCGACGGCACCGTGGTGGAGGTGGCGGGCGAGGGCCTGGACGTCGGCGATGCCGTGGTGCTCAACGAGGCGGATCCTTCCGCTTCCGGCGCCAAGGGCGAGGTGGAGGGCGGCCTTGTGACCGTCACGAAGTCGTAG
- a CDS encoding ABC transporter ATP-binding protein codes for MIRLKHVGKTYDLGGQTVCALREVDLEIRRGDYVAVVGPSGSGKSTLMNVLGLLDVPDTGRYLLDGLDVGALPDRRLAAIRNEKIGFVFQSFNLLGKLTALENVKLPLAFAGVRTREADARARRQLALVGLQGRERHLPSQLSGGQQQRVAIARALVGEPEIVLADEPTGALDTRTGAEIMGLFERLHAGGQTVVLITHNPQLAAGAGRVVRMEDGRLSEQAPQREGGAHAR; via the coding sequence GTGATCCGCTTGAAGCACGTGGGGAAGACCTACGACCTGGGCGGCCAGACCGTGTGCGCGTTGCGCGAGGTCGACCTGGAGATACGCCGCGGCGACTACGTGGCCGTGGTGGGGCCGTCCGGCTCGGGCAAGTCGACGCTCATGAACGTCCTGGGGCTGCTCGACGTGCCCGACACGGGGCGCTATCTGCTGGACGGCCTGGACGTGGGCGCGCTGCCCGACCGGCGGCTGGCCGCCATCCGCAACGAGAAGATAGGGTTCGTGTTCCAGAGCTTCAACCTGCTGGGCAAGCTGACGGCGCTGGAGAACGTGAAGCTGCCGCTCGCCTTCGCGGGCGTGCGCACGAGGGAGGCTGACGCCCGCGCGCGTCGGCAGCTTGCGCTGGTGGGCCTTCAGGGCCGCGAGCGCCACCTGCCCAGCCAGCTCTCCGGCGGCCAGCAGCAGCGCGTGGCCATCGCCCGCGCCCTGGTGGGCGAGCCGGAGATCGTTTTAGCCGACGAGCCCACCGGCGCGCTCGACACGCGCACGGGCGCGGAGATCATGGGGCTCTTCGAGCGTTTGCATGCCGGAGGCCAGACGGTGGTCCTCATCACGCACAACCCGCAGCTTGCCGCCGGGGCGGGCCGCGTGGTGCGAATGGAGGACGGCCGGCTGAGCGAACAGGCCCCGCAGCGGGAAGGGGGCGCCCATGCGCGTTAG
- a CDS encoding helix-turn-helix transcriptional regulator yields MSFRDNLQHLRATRNMTQEQLAMLLGVSRQSVSKWEAERAYPEMDKLLRLCDLFDCTLDELVCGDATERSAEEAACMPEALAPQDVTGYDEVMRAFAWKMPLGAAVAIAGAALAVLLSDPALVPGGLHAYASALVFIGAAAGLAVLLPAAFARSGFRKAHPFVEDFYTADRRSRARAGLLRGLVVGIGLVMMGLAATVLLQARVYLASAAFLAFLAAGVFFIARGWLLASRCDVERYNRISLGRMDEAQIGALDDEELAARVRQARRERSVYAAVMCAATAVGLVMLFTPASRWFFLAWPVGGLVCAVIKALRS; encoded by the coding sequence ATGAGCTTCCGCGACAACCTGCAGCACCTGCGCGCCACGCGCAACATGACCCAGGAGCAGCTGGCGATGCTTCTGGGCGTGAGCCGCCAGTCGGTATCCAAGTGGGAGGCCGAGCGCGCCTACCCCGAGATGGACAAGCTGCTGCGGCTGTGCGACCTCTTCGACTGCACGCTCGACGAGCTGGTCTGCGGCGATGCGACCGAACGTTCGGCCGAGGAGGCCGCGTGCATGCCGGAGGCGCTCGCTCCGCAGGACGTGACGGGCTACGACGAGGTCATGCGCGCCTTCGCGTGGAAGATGCCCTTGGGGGCGGCTGTCGCCATCGCAGGCGCCGCGCTCGCCGTCCTTCTGTCCGACCCTGCGCTTGTGCCGGGAGGGCTCCATGCATACGCGAGCGCTCTCGTGTTCATCGGAGCTGCCGCAGGGCTCGCCGTCCTGCTGCCTGCGGCGTTCGCTCGGAGCGGGTTTCGCAAGGCGCATCCCTTTGTCGAGGACTTCTACACGGCCGATCGGAGAAGCCGGGCCCGAGCCGGCCTGCTGAGGGGCCTTGTCGTCGGCATCGGCCTGGTCATGATGGGGCTGGCGGCAACCGTCCTGCTGCAAGCCCGCGTGTACCTCGCGAGCGCGGCGTTTCTCGCGTTCCTCGCGGCAGGCGTGTTCTTCATCGCGCGCGGATGGCTGCTGGCTTCGCGCTGCGACGTGGAGCGGTACAACCGCATATCGCTCGGCCGCATGGACGAGGCGCAGATCGGCGCGCTGGATGACGAAGAGCTCGCGGCGCGCGTGCGCCAGGCCAGGCGCGAGCGCAGCGTATACGCCGCCGTCATGTGCGCGGCCACGGCCGTGGGTCTCGTGATGCTGTTCACGCCGGCTAGCAGGTGGTTCTTCCTGGCGTGGCCCGTCGGCGGCCTCGTGTGCGCCGTCATCAAGGCGCTGCGCTCCTGA
- a CDS encoding ABC transporter permease, with translation MRVSHLVRTAVRAVLHNGLRSALTMLGLVIGVSSVIVLMGMGDGSNQQVRERLQKLGGDALSTYVYEGELGYDDMAAIAQLPPLSGAAPAKGLAGHLTAGGKTSRKAFIEASDEHYLDVRNLQLLAGRNLNAVDRENRSKVAVLGSDVAAELFGAPADALGNAVKFDGDEFLVVGVLQDQGQSMGLNTAGLALVPFSTAVGMGKGDDIAMFYAKAVDEGSVEAAKQAISSYLVDAAHLLPGRFDVLSQDETRSAGADVDATMTLLLAGIAGISLVVAGIGVMNVMLVSVTERTREIGIKKALGARRGDILAQFLLEALIISIIGGALGVGAGIGFGLLANTAGLAFAPSWSVAAVAVAASSAIGLVFGIFPAYRAAAKNPIEALRAE, from the coding sequence ATGCGCGTTAGCCATCTGGTGCGCACGGCGGTGCGCGCGGTGCTCCACAACGGGCTGCGCTCGGCGCTCACCATGCTGGGCCTGGTCATCGGCGTGTCCTCGGTCATCGTGCTCATGGGCATGGGCGACGGGTCCAACCAGCAGGTGCGCGAGAGGTTGCAGAAGCTGGGCGGCGACGCGCTTTCGACCTACGTGTACGAGGGCGAGCTCGGCTACGACGATATGGCCGCCATCGCCCAGCTGCCCCCGCTTTCCGGCGCGGCGCCCGCGAAGGGCCTGGCCGGCCACCTGACGGCGGGTGGCAAGACGTCGCGCAAGGCTTTCATCGAGGCGTCGGACGAGCACTACCTGGACGTGCGCAACCTCCAGCTGCTGGCGGGCCGCAACCTCAACGCCGTCGACCGCGAGAACCGCAGCAAGGTGGCGGTGCTGGGATCCGACGTGGCCGCCGAGTTGTTCGGCGCGCCCGCCGACGCGCTGGGCAACGCGGTCAAGTTCGACGGCGACGAGTTCCTGGTGGTGGGCGTGCTGCAGGACCAGGGGCAGTCGATGGGGCTCAATACGGCCGGCCTGGCGCTCGTTCCCTTCTCCACGGCGGTGGGGATGGGAAAGGGCGACGATATTGCCATGTTCTACGCGAAGGCGGTCGACGAGGGGTCGGTGGAGGCCGCCAAGCAGGCCATCAGCTCCTACCTCGTGGACGCGGCGCACCTGCTTCCGGGCCGCTTCGACGTGCTGTCGCAGGACGAGACGCGAAGCGCCGGCGCCGATGTCGACGCCACGATGACGCTCCTTCTGGCGGGCATCGCCGGGATATCGCTGGTGGTGGCGGGCATCGGCGTGATGAACGTCATGCTGGTGTCGGTGACCGAGCGCACGCGCGAGATAGGCATCAAGAAGGCGCTGGGCGCGCGGCGCGGCGACATCCTGGCGCAGTTTCTGCTGGAGGCGCTCATCATCAGCATCATCGGAGGAGCGCTGGGCGTGGGGGCGGGCATCGGCTTCGGCCTGCTGGCGAACACGGCGGGCCTCGCGTTCGCGCCGTCGTGGAGCGTGGCGGCCGTGGCCGTTGCGGCCAGCAGCGCCATCGGCCTGGTGTTCGGCATCTTCCCCGCCTACCGCGCCGCCGCCAAGAACCCCATCGAGGCCCTCCGCGCGGAGTGA